Below is a genomic region from Pyrococcus kukulkanii.
AATATGCCAAATCCAAAGAAGGAGCCAAAGCCAATCGAGGAGTTCCTCAAGTTACAGGGAAGGTTTAAGTACATGACCAAGGAGGACATCGAAATACTCCAGAAGTGGGTTCTTGAGGAGTGGGAAAGGCTCAAGAAGCTTGCAGAAGTGTTTGGTTGAGTTCCCCCTTAATTTATTTAAGTTAGATGGATAACTCACTTGAGGTGGTATGTATGGCTGAGAGCCCGTTTAAGGTGGATATTGAGAGAGCCCAAAAAGAATTAACAGAAAAAATGACCCCAGGGGCAATAGTGTATCTCCCAGGAAGCAGCGTAATCAACAAGACCGGCTCTTGGAGAGTCTTTAGGCCTGAGTTTAACAAGGATAAGTGTGTTAGGTGCTTCTTGTGCTACATCTACTGTCCAGAACCTGCAATCTATTTAGATGAAGAGGGCTACCCAGTTTTCGACTATGACTACTGTAAGGGTTGTGGGATTTGTGCAAATGAGTGCCCAACTAATGCTATTGAGATGGTTAGAGAAGTTAAGTGAATTTGAGGTGATGAAAAATGCCAATTAGAACCGTTATGAAGGCAAATGAGGCTGCTGCTTGGGCTGCTAAGCTCGCTAAACCCAAGGTCATTGCAGCGTTCCCAATTACACCCTCAACCCTAGTTCCCGAGAAGATCAGCGAGTTCGTGGCA
It encodes:
- the porD gene encoding pyruvate synthase subunit PorD; its protein translation is MAESPFKVDIERAQKELTEKMTPGAIVYLPGSSVINKTGSWRVFRPEFNKDKCVRCFLCYIYCPEPAIYLDEEGYPVFDYDYCKGCGICANECPTNAIEMVREVK